The Acidobacteriota bacterium genome contains the following window.
GAAATGTCTGCTGTCGCCCGGCTCAAAGACCTATACGCCACTTATGGCATTCGCACCGTATCCGGCGAAGGAGGCCGCCCGTTTGGATTGGAACGGTACGGCAAAGCACTGTACGCCGCCTGGCAATACAAACATCGCGCCGCGCTGGGCCAAGCCAATGTGACGTTGAAAGAACTGGCTGCGCGCGAAGGTATTCAACCCCGGTTTGCCGAACACGTCTGGAAAGTGATGAACATGCCTTCGCTGGGGTATCCAACGTCGGAGATCGTCGCTCGCTGGAGGAAATTGCCCGCGCCGACGGCTGAAAATGCCAAAGCTGTTCGTGTTGGATGCGACGACATCCAAAAATTCATGGTCACCTGGCCAAGCTGGCTGTTTGCGCGGGGCGACGTTGCCGCAGGCGGCGCAGGCGATGAAAGCCCGTTGGAATTTAGCGACCGAACATTGAACGTCAAACCGACGCATCGTTTTGCGTACGTGCGCGGTGGAGGTCGCGGCCCGGCACAACCCGGCCCTGCCAAAATCTACCTCAATGTTTCAACCGTGAACCCGGCAATGGGTGACAAGCCCGTTGTCATCTGGCGCAACCTGACGGTAGGCTTTCGTCCCATAGCGCAGCGCGCGCAGGTCAAAGCCGGTGAATCCGCTGTCGTCCTTGCGGCGGATGCCGAAGCCGCCGCGAATTTGCGCCGAGGCATTTTGCCGCCCGGCCCCAGAAAGACGCTGAAAGAAATTGTCAGCCCCGAAACTGCCACGCGATTGAACTTCGGCAAAAGTCCGGCTGGCACATCTATTGGCGCAGACGATTTCGCATCGGAAGGCTCGGTCATGTTCGAGGTGCCGATGCCGGAAACGCCTATGCTGCTCAACATGCAAGTTGACGCCGAACTGGGCAGCAACCGCGATCAGGTTGTGCGTATTGTGATTTCTGACCGGGCAGATGGCGGAACCAGAGGCCAACCGACGCGCACGTTGATTGGTGACATGGCCAGTGTCGGGTACAAAGCCTTTCGCAAAGGCGTGATGGAATATGCCACGTTGCTGCCGCCAAATTCGCACAGCGAACCAACGCCCGCCGACAAAGACCCTGTGCCTGACCCGTTCGACAACACGTACAACGTGCCGGAACACGACGAGTTTGTCACCAAAGTGAAGTACATCCGCGATGATCGTTTCTTTTCGGAAAACCTGATTGACGCCGCGACGCGCAAACGATTGGATCAAGCGTGGAATGATCTGTTCGCTTCGTTTGAATATCACGACAATTATCTGCGTTTGCTGGCCAAACATTATGGATTCGATTTGAAAGGCGTCGGCATTGCGCAAATGGACAAAGCGCAGATTGCCTTGCTGCCGGTTGAAATGCGGAAATACGTGACACAGCTTCGGGCGCATTACGATGGCGTGATAGCTGCTCAAACGGCAGCGCGCCCCGGCCACATCACGGATTGCCTGGAATTCGCCAGTCGCGCGTGGCGGCGTCCTTTGACAGAAACGGAACGACTCGGCCTACGCGCGTTTTACGAAAAGGCCCTGGCCACTGAACAGGATCATCGAAAAGCCGTTCGTGCCTTGATCGCCCGCATCATGGTCGCGCCGCAGTTTCTGTATCGAGTGGAACAGTCGGGAGATAGGAGATGGGAGATGGGAGATGGGAGTCGGACTTCTGAGTCACATCAGTTTAATTTTGATTCGCGCGCAAAGTCACATTCGGCTAATTTCGCTTTGTCACCAACTCCCAACTCCCAACTCCCAACTCCGGGTGCAACGCCGCTGTCGAACTGGGAAATGGCCAGCCGGTTGAGCTTTTTCCTATGGTCTTCGATTCCCGACCATGAGTTGCGGCGCGCTGCTGCTGCGGGCGAATTGACCGACACCGTGGGCATTGAAAAACAGGTCAAACGAATGTTGGCCGATCCGAAAGCGCGGCGGTTGGCGACGGAATTTTTTGGACAGTGGTTGGGCTTCTACCATTTCGACCAGCACAAGGGCGTAGACACTTCGCGGTTCCCGGAATTCACCAACGATGTGAAAGAAGCGATGTACGACGAAGCCGTTTCTTTCTTCGAATACATCGTCCGCCAAAATCGCCCGGTGAACGACTTGTTGTTTGCCGACTACACGTTTTTGAACAAGGATTTGGCGAAGTTTTACGGAGTACAGAAAGAGGTGAAATCCACCGATCAAGTAGAACTGGTCCAAGGCGCGAATGAGTTTCATCGCGGAGGATTGCTGCGATTGGGAGCCATCTTGACTGCGACTTCTGCGCCGTTGCGAACCAGCCCGGTCAAACGCGGCGATTGGATTTTGCGCCGCATTCTGGGCACTCCGGTTCCGCCGCCGCCCGCTGATGCAGGCTCGCTTCCGGCGGACGACAAACTCTTTGGCGGCTTGTCGCTGAAAGCCAAGCTGGAACAGCACAAACGCAACGCCACCTGCGCTAACTGCCATTTGCGGATTGACCCTTTAGGGTTCTCGTTGGAACATTTCGACTCCACAGGGCGCTGGCGCGACAAATACTCGGACGGCAAAATCATCGAAGACAGCGCGGCGCTTTCCGACAAAACGGAAATCGCCGGTGTGGATGGGTTGCTGCGGTACCTGAAAAGCAAAGAACCGCAGGTTCGCCAAACGCTGTCTTTCAAATTGGTCGGCTTCGCGCTTGGGCGCACGGTCAGCGCATCGGATCAAGCGTTAGTCGAACGTATGATCGCCAAAGGCAACGATGCTACCTTTGCCCAATTGGCAGCAGAAATCGCGACCAGCAAACAGTTCCGCTATCGGTTGGCAAATGAAGAAAGCCCTGTAAAGCCTTCGTCAAGTAAGATTGCGTTTCAACGCTGAGCTTAAGAAAACATGCCCTTCATGCTGAAGCCCGCACGCAGTAAGGGCGCTCTTGGGCTATGATTTATTTTCAAACGAGGAAAGGTATGAACCATACATCCCGACGAAATTTTCTGCGCGGCACAGGCATTTTGCTCGCGCTTCCCTGGCTGGAATCGTTGCCGGTCTTTGCCCAAGACAAGGCGATGAACAAACCGCCGCTACGGTTTGCGCACATCTTCTTTTCCAATGGCGTAGAACCCATTCACTGGTGGGCCAAGGGACAAGGCAAGGCGATGGAGTTTGGCAAGGCTGCGGAACCGCTCGCGCCAATCAGCGATGACATTGTTTTCTTGCGCGGGCTGTATCACCAGAAAGCCTTCACTTCGACCAGCCCGCACCTGGGCAGAATGAATCTGCTGTCAGGCGCGCCGGTCAGTTTGGATCCGAAAGAAATTCGCGTTGGAACCAGTTTCGACCAGATTCTGGCCAAACAACTCGGGCTGCACACCGCCGTGCCAAGCCTGGCGCTGGGGATTGAGCCGAACGAGTTGCGATTGGAAGACGGGCTTTCGATGATTTATGGCTCGAACGTTTCATGGGTTTCGCCCAGCAAGCCGGCGACGAAGGAAATTTATCCGTCGCGCGCGTTCGATCAACTGGTCGGCGATGGCAAAGGCCGCCAGCTTGACCGCAGCATTCTGGATGTCGTGCTGGCCGATGCGAAATCGCTGCAACCGAAAATCAGCGGCAATGACCGGCGTAAGCTCGACGAATATCTGGAATCCATTCGCGACATCGAAAAACGCATTGATCACGCCGCAAAAGAAGAGCGGCTTGAAGGATGGAAGCCGACGTTGAAACAGCCAAACATGCCGCGTCCCGGTGATCAGATACCGCAAAACATTCCGGAACACATGAAGCTGATGCTGGATTTGATTGTGCTGGCATTCCAGATGGACAAAACGCGGATCGTGACCTTGATGCTGAACAACGACCTGTCACAGATGAACTTCCGGTTTATCGAAGGCGTGCGCGGCGCGTTGCACCTGGATTTGACGCACAATGGGAAAGCGCCGGAACTGGAAGCGATGTACCTGAAAACCAATCAATTCCACATCCAGCAGTTCACCTATTTGGTCCAGCGGCTGAAAGCGATTGACGAAGGCGGCGCTTCCCTGCTGGACAATTCAGTTGTGATGCTGGCGTCCAGCTTGTTCGATGGCGATGCGCACGGCGCGGATCAATTGCCGATCGTGCTGGCGGGCAACG
Protein-coding sequences here:
- a CDS encoding DUF1592 domain-containing protein, producing the protein MRILRNRDFVKTPRHWKLALIILSGFFAASIALNSRSIIFVGSAQEPGKTAENVKATIQQYCVMCHTGTSAKAGMNLAGLIEQSSVGDSFRQWEKVAEVLEQKAMPPKAMPQPTDDERAQAVTWIRSALRDYAKTHDGDPGKVTVRRLTSGEYAYAVKDLTGLDLDLGIDSSSDSVGGEGFTNYGDVQFMQDANLERYLSAAKQIADHAVIGAGPLEFYSDPGKTGFEMSAVARLKDLYATYGIRTVSGEGGRPFGLERYGKALYAAWQYKHRAALGQANVTLKELAAREGIQPRFAEHVWKVMNMPSLGYPTSEIVARWRKLPAPTAENAKAVRVGCDDIQKFMVTWPSWLFARGDVAAGGAGDESPLEFSDRTLNVKPTHRFAYVRGGGRGPAQPGPAKIYLNVSTVNPAMGDKPVVIWRNLTVGFRPIAQRAQVKAGESAVVLAADAEAAANLRRGILPPGPRKTLKEIVSPETATRLNFGKSPAGTSIGADDFASEGSVMFEVPMPETPMLLNMQVDAELGSNRDQVVRIVISDRADGGTRGQPTRTLIGDMASVGYKAFRKGVMEYATLLPPNSHSEPTPADKDPVPDPFDNTYNVPEHDEFVTKVKYIRDDRFFSENLIDAATRKRLDQAWNDLFASFEYHDNYLRLLAKHYGFDLKGVGIAQMDKAQIALLPVEMRKYVTQLRAHYDGVIAAQTAARPGHITDCLEFASRAWRRPLTETERLGLRAFYEKALATEQDHRKAVRALIARIMVAPQFLYRVEQSGDRRWEMGDGSRTSESHQFNFDSRAKSHSANFALSPTPNSQLPTPGATPLSNWEMASRLSFFLWSSIPDHELRRAAAAGELTDTVGIEKQVKRMLADPKARRLATEFFGQWLGFYHFDQHKGVDTSRFPEFTNDVKEAMYDEAVSFFEYIVRQNRPVNDLLFADYTFLNKDLAKFYGVQKEVKSTDQVELVQGANEFHRGGLLRLGAILTATSAPLRTSPVKRGDWILRRILGTPVPPPPADAGSLPADDKLFGGLSLKAKLEQHKRNATCANCHLRIDPLGFSLEHFDSTGRWRDKYSDGKIIEDSAALSDKTEIAGVDGLLRYLKSKEPQVRQTLSFKLVGFALGRTVSASDQALVERMIAKGNDATFAQLAAEIATSKQFRYRLANEESPVKPSSSKIAFQR
- a CDS encoding DUF1552 domain-containing protein; translated protein: MNHTSRRNFLRGTGILLALPWLESLPVFAQDKAMNKPPLRFAHIFFSNGVEPIHWWAKGQGKAMEFGKAAEPLAPISDDIVFLRGLYHQKAFTSTSPHLGRMNLLSGAPVSLDPKEIRVGTSFDQILAKQLGLHTAVPSLALGIEPNELRLEDGLSMIYGSNVSWVSPSKPATKEIYPSRAFDQLVGDGKGRQLDRSILDVVLADAKSLQPKISGNDRRKLDEYLESIRDIEKRIDHAAKEERLEGWKPTLKQPNMPRPGDQIPQNIPEHMKLMLDLIVLAFQMDKTRIVTLMLNNDLSQMNFRFIEGVRGALHLDLTHNGKAPELEAMYLKTNQFHIQQFTYLVQRLKAIDEGGASLLDNSVVMLASSLFDGDAHGADQLPIVLAGNAGGQLQTGRILNYLDKGNDNRQACSLFLSLMDLMGVHLDRFGDAEKRLAGLCDSVS